The genome window TTCTCCACGCTCTCAATGTGATCCAGGTTCGCAAAATATTCGTCACCCATCTCTAACCCCTCTTTGTCGGCAAAGTCATCTGTGAGGATTTTCCCTGGAGGTGGGGAATAGGAAACCTAAGTGTGAGTTTCCCAGGGATGACATTCCTACCACCCCACAGGTTTTACCCTCCCCAAAGACTCGCTGAGGAGCAAACAGGACCGACACCACCTTATCCCAAAGCTGGGCTGGGAAAGGACAACGTATTTCCCTGACACCCAAGGTAACATAAACCTGCAGCGGGCCCCTGCTAACATCCAGGCTTCCAAGATGGAAACTTCCAACCAGGCGTTCGAACGGGGCGACCGCCTTTGCCTCGGAAGGGCTGGAGGTGACGGTGTAGCGCAGGGGCAATATTAAGGGCAAGAAACCAGAGCGCCAGAACTCAGGCAATGCCTGCGGTTAGTTTCATTTCGGAGTTAACGCAACCAAGCTGCGcaacttctgcattttattgGTTTGTGCCGACGTTCCAGCAACTGGTTTGATGTAAACAGGAAGCAGGTATGTGTTCATCCACCCTCAGCGTGCAGAAACAGCTCTGGGGATCCGAGCGCTTCTCTTGACGCTGGCACTGCAGCCACGCTGGCACTGCAGCACCTTGTTTTTGCGATAAACAAAGCCTAGCTCTCAGGCCTGACACAACCGGCTCTTTTCAGCTACTTATGCCCCCTGTCCTGAACCAAAAGCAAGCAGGTTCCTATCTGAACGCCTGTGACCGCCGGGAAGCATGGTGGCTCGACAAAGGCTTTGCATTCACAGCACCTGTTTCAAAAAGGAGAGGCTCCTACCTGCCTGTTCAGCAGGGCGAGCTCCTACCTGCGTAGATGCAGACGAAGGAGCCTTTAGCAATGTCATCAAGGCAGCGAATGCCCCAGCCTTTGTTCTGCGTCTTGAATAACTGCAGTCGGACTTGGAGCCCGTGCTGGACCAGGCGGTTGGTGCACATGTTAACGTTGCACTTGCACCTCTTGTTACACTCGTaaactctgaaagaaaaggagaacagTGAGATCTTCCTCGATAAAGCAGTATCCCAAGGCTCGGCGGAGTACCAGTCACGATGCAAAGGGACTTGCAGCAGCGACTGCAAGCTCAGCGCAGGAGGGAGAGCGGAGCTGCCAGGTGCGAGGGTAATGCACGGGCGTCCCAGGCCACGCAGGACCAGATGGATCAAGAGCTCAGTATCTGCACTCGGCTCCGGGAAATACCGCCTCTCTCACAGCGCCAAGTTTCCGACGCTGGTATTTgtgagggaaggagaagacGCAGCTCTGCTTACCCTGTCGGGAGGCATTCTTCCAGCCTTTTGTGCTGGTATCCTGCGTTGGGGTTGATCTGCCCACCTGGGGTACAGCCAGTCGCCTGGACTGTCAGCTGGTGACAGGCACATTTCGATCTAgagagacacacagagaaaaacccACCTGTGCACCAGAAGTTAGTTTTACACACCGGTTTtacagcaaggagaaaaaaaaaaaaatcgcatCTTTTTGCATGTCTATGTGCAGAGACAGGGCCTGACTTGGAGTCAAACTTACAAGTGACCAGAGCAGATTCCCCCTGGGCCGCCCACCACCCTCCAGGTGCAGTGACACAGAGGAGTTCACCTACTTGTCCCTGCAGCCGTCCTTGCAGTCGCAGCCCACGAGGAATTCCCAGCTGGTGTTGATGTAAACCCCTTTGCCGGGGATGCGCTCCTTGCTGTAGGCCACTTGGGGAGGCGGGGTGTTATCGATCTCGTTGACACAGGACAGCGGCACGTCCTCCTTACCCTTGGTAATGTCTGCGATGTAGTAGTAGGGCTTGTAGGGCTGGAACTTGCGATCCACCAGCACGTAGGGATCCAGGCAGAACATCTCCAGGAAAAGGAAGTCGCAGTCTGTCTCGAAAAGGTAGCGCTCGATCTCCTGCATGGTCCTCAGGCACAGCCCACAGGGTGTCTTGTAGAGGACGTGGAAGCCCATCTTGCGGTTCACCCGTCGGCGGGCTGTCATCCGTCGGAAGTCGTAGAGCAGCGGGATGAGCAGGGGGTTCTTGCTGCGGTACTGATCGCTGCGGATGGGACGGACGCGGGACAGGCAGGTGTAGCTGCAGACGTGCGGCAGGTAGAAGAGTTTCTCCAGCGGGGCTCGGTAAGAGGGCTCGTTGGGCACGCGGTCCATCATGCCATGGAAGGCCTGCGCTGCGCCACCGCCTGCCTGGCCGCTGGCGAGCCTGTTAGGGGGAAAGGGACACACTGAACAGCCGCGGCTTACGGAAGAGCAGCGCTTTCTCCTCCAACTGCAGAGGGATTTTGGTTGAGACACAACTTAATTCCTATCAAAACAGCTGCTCTGAGACACGCTGCTTCGCTGCTTAGTCCAAATAGGCACAAACCCCAGCATCCCCGAGGGGCGAGGCTGGGCAGCCCACAAAGGGAGCATTaccagcagcagagaacagaaaaaccCACCCCCCAATCAGAACTAGGGAAGCAAAACCAAGCACAAGTTGGATGTGGTCTCAGCACACACACCAGCAGCTTCTGTGCTGCGCAGCGACTGCCACAGAGCGACCCGAGCTCAGGCCAATGACAAAACGTCAGGAACAGTTGTCTGGGAGGGAGAACAAGGTAAGAGGAAGGCGAACGCTCAGGACTGGACGAGCTGGTGAGTGAAGGTGTCAATCGGTCACAAAATAAACCCGTGCTAATCCCGACCTCTCGCACGCACGCAGGGATTTGTAGGAAGCGTGAAGCAGCTCTGCCTACCGATGCTGCGGGGCCGCGCTCAGCCGTCCCGATGGAGGTGCATCGCTTAGGACAGGTGAAGAAGGCGATGACTGCCCGGAACCCACGGAGCCAGGACGGAAGGATGTGCTTTTCTTGGCCACTTGCTTCCTCGACTGGGCCAGCTGACTGTCGGTGCACCTGCGCGAGGGAAGAAGGGAGGCCATCTGCAAGATGTACACGTTCACACAACGGCAGGATTTAGACAGACAGGACAGGCCGAATAACACTCCCCCCTGGAAGTTGGCAACAGTGTGCCGTCCAAGAGAAacagagcagatttttttcctaacgAGTGTGAAAATCAACCCATTTCTGACTATTGGTGCTGCAGGATCCCACAACAACCCCAACCAAATGCCAGAACTCGCCTACGTCTAAAAGCAACTTCTGACATACTGCTATTTATTTGGAAGTAAGGGATAAGGGTGAGAGGGAGTGTAAGGAGGACGTCCAAGGCCTTTATTTCAGGAAGCCGGACAAACCACTACTTGAAGAAACCcctgcaacagcagaaacaagagTTTACAGAGGCTCAATCAGCGCAACAGTACTGAGCAGTGGGAGGAACAAGGAGTACAGTGGACTCTCTTGTCCTTACCAAGAGGTGACTGCACAAAGGAATGTAACAGCATCACTGACAAAAGGGCTACGAGGGGCTCCCGAACACCTCTGCAGCCCGATGCACCACATCAGGAAGGTGGGCGGCACCTGGAAGACACTACCTTCGTGTTCCAAGCAAACACCATGGAGGTTTTTGATCCATTTATACCGATTAAACagaaaaccaccccaaaccagCCACTGGTTTTCCCACAGGTGGAAGAACACAGTTATCAGGGCAGAAAAGGAGGAGACAGTGAGAGCAAGAGGGGGTGACTATCTGCAAACGTCTGCCTCAAAAGCAAGGTGTTaacacacatttcaaaattcaagaggaagagaaaaaaagcttccatCAACAGGCTTTAAAGAGTCAGAAATAGCTGACAGTGGCTCCCTGCCACTGTAGAAGAACTTGAAGGTGGGACTAGAGAGGGAAGAGAACTAGACCTTCCTCAGAGTAAACAAAACACGAGAGTGAAGAAACCATTCTCGCAGTTTTAATAATCTAAAACTAAAGTGGTTTTAACCCAACAGTATCCCTTGGGACAGCAGGGACACTGATATGGTACGCTGCCTTCAGTCACTGTTAAAAACCAGTTGTCTTTAAGCCGGTCACTCCTtaagggcagggcagggcaacAGCTGTAGTAGCGTCTCCTTGTATCAGATCTGAAAACAAGATCCTAAAGTCAAAGCTGCTGTCTGGAGGGAACAAAAAAGGCTTCCTGTAACCATGCAAGGACCGTtaaatggaaaaggagaggtCTGGCAGCCGACGAGACAGCAGGCAGGCAGTCCAACTTCATCGCCTTCGTGCCGTGTCCCTGCACATCCTTCCTACAGCCTCGACAGCTCGGGCTGCTCTGGTGTTAGGGGCTGGCAGGCTGGCCCTGGGCGGACGGTGGAGGAGGCAGCTTGCATTTCTCGTTCTGGAGCAGACCTCCTTCAGCATCGGCCTCTCCTTGGTCATGTAAGAGGTGAGGGACAAGGCTATTACAGCTTTGATTCTCATGTCTCCGTCAGGAGGAGCATTCTCAAGTGAGCTCCCACATCCAGGGGCAGAACGGCTCATATTGCACTGGTACTTGGTGAGGAATCGCCTCCTGAGACCGAAGGCTGACGGCAGGTGGGGCTCCTGAGATGCTGCTACGCCTGGAGAGCATCGGGTAAATAAAGATTCACGTGCTGCACAGGTTCCTTACAGCTGGGAcatctcttttctcccttctgcccATGCAGCAAGGCACAGTCACAGCAGAAGATATGCTGGCAGGGGACCAGGCGTCCAGAAATTCGGATGGGAAATCCACAGTGGTGACAATAATTAACTGGGAGAGCCTTTCTCTCCCCTAGAAAGTTATTACAGTCCCAGAGCGCACGCCCAGGTACCCTGGTGTTCTCCAACACGCTCCCTCCATCACAAGGCCGAGCTCCTCCTTCATCCAGGCCTCCTTGGGCACCAGCCTGCACCTCCGAGAACGTCCTGCTTGGGCCCCCGGCAGCGGGAGGCACGTGTGCGACTTGGCTGTGGCTTAGCTTTATCGGGTTTGGTCTGTGACCACCGAGACCAACCACTGATCCTGAGTTCTCAGCACCTTGTAAGTCATTGAGGTCTGCGAGCAGGTCAGTCGGAGTGGAGGGATACAAGGCAGCCGGGGACCAGTGCCTGGATCGTGACACGAGGGAGcaattcagattttcagaagagaaggagCAAACTTTCTAACTTGGAAATAGATCAAGTGCAAAGCTTTAGCCCTGAGTAAGAACAATGGCATTTGGCTCAGGGGGTGCTGGGCTGTCAGCTCTCCCGCCCCCAATTACTCATCCAGCAGCCTTTCTCTGTAGTTTCCCCCAGAAGCATGACTAAAAGAGATCCGTGTAACCAGGAAACAAGCCTAGTCAGGGAGGAAACCCGCACCTGAGGATTCCTCTGCACAGAAAGCGTGGTGCCTGAGAGAGCTGAGCACTGGAGACGGGACACAAAGGAGGCAGTGGTGGAAGCAGAGAACTGACTCAGGTACTTACTCCATCTCAGCAGGCTGCGGAGACACGGACTGTGCAGCCAGCGAGGCCGCCTGCATTTGCTCTAAAGGTTTGTAATGGGTACCAGCTCCTGTTAAATCCTGGGTATATTGTACTACGGGCCCTTTGCTCCTGACGGCACCtagtggggaggggaaaaagcaaaatatcagCAGGAAAAGTCTCTACCATCGACCAAAATTTGTGGCACTAGCTACAAAATATTGATTTAGTCCCCGAAGGCAACCAAAACAGAGACATTCACAATTAACACCCGGTCATTGCCTGAGCTGAGTCACAGCCAGTCACCCCAAACAGATTCCGGCCACTTTACCCAaatgcagtttggttttgtgaCATCTTTATGCCAGGGGAAAAAGCCCACTGTAAATCTTAAAGCTCCAGGAGTTCTgctaaaaaaacaaccaccaaaaccaaacaaaagccaaaacaacCCACCTGCCCCCACCAACCCACCACACGTCCACTCAAATTCCAGGATATCAACTGAAAAAGATGTCACATACCAACATTGGGACGAGTCCTCGCTTGTCcactttgcttcttttcttgtgTGGAGGCCGTGGAAGTTTTCATGCTGAACATGGGCTCAAGGCGTGTGGAACCCCGGTAAATCCACTCACAGCGTTTATCATCCTGCAGTAAGGAGAAGGCAACACTCACAGCACCTACAGCAAGAGCTTCCAGAGGTACAGTACCggcctgggaggcagcagcatgcTTTTAGGGTGAGCAGAATCACATGGAAAGGAGGCGCAAGCATTGACGTGAAGGCTCTTGAAAGACCATGCAGCAAATAACTCATCACGTCTGGGGGAGCACTGAACACAAACCCAATCTAGACAGAGGTCCCCAAACCTCAAATGCAGTTCTGTTCTCAGCCCAGCAACCGACCAAGGAGGCACCATTGGAGAAACCAGACCCCTTCAGGAGACAAGTTATCTGCTCTAGGACAGGGGGGTTAAATTTGCAAGTGCACAATGTCTTCCCCAGCCTCAGTGGCTATGCAGCTATCTGGACCTGGACGGGAAGGGAGCCAAGCCAGCACAGGCAGTACGTCTGCTCCCTTTCTGCAATTTGTAGAATGTGAGCAAGCAGGTTATCACAGCTTCTGCTCAgtttctctcctgcttctcaAACCGACACTTGTATTTGGACAGAAGACACAGCTAGGTGTTTATATCGAGGAAAGGGTCAGGATGGAACACCTGCAGAtgatgaattttctttcttattcatCTGTCGCTTTCAAGTTTCAcatgcaaaatgctttaaaaggcTTTTGAAGCTTTTGTCATGCAAATGAAAGTGTTTCACCTTCACTATCAGTGCACAGGAGAAACTGGCAGTCTACCTACTGAGCAAAACACCTGCTTGCTCCAGGACCCTGTCTGCCATTAGCAAGGAAGCAGGACTGCACCAGCCCAAGTCAGCCACCCTCCAACTCAAATTTAAGCCTATCTTCCCTTCttaatgggaaaaagaaaattgctctACCAGGAAAAGGATTCTGACCAGACTGCCATCTACTTCTTCCACTCTGGATTTCCACCAGGTCCCTTCCCACTCGGTTTTGATCAGCTGTCCGTTCTTCAGCAGTACCATGGGCCGGTTGGGGTAGGCTGTGATGTACTCCTCAATGAAATCACGACAGGAAACATCCTCTATGTCTTCCCAGGTCTTTTTTACTGCTCAGAAAGAGACAGttgggagaaagagaagaggaggaaagactcttacaaaaagaaacttttaactCTTTCCCAAAGAGATCCCAGGTGGATTTTTACATAAGAACAACCAAGCAGCAATCCCGAGTGGCTGGATTATTGGCGGTAGGGCACCCAGCCACGTTAATGCACCCAGAGTGCAAGGAATCACAGCAGACTCACTCTGCCCGTAACAAACCACTATTTCCTCCAGCTTCATATGCAAATATCtacaggcacagcagcagaggggccATGCAGCCTGTCTGTCCCCTGTCTTTTGAGCCCCGGCTCTTTCACACCCCCAAAGGCTCTCCATACAATTTCAGTATCAGGACACCGGAGGGGCAGAGATCACTCACGTGGCCTGCAGACTGGGTACAGCTCCCACTCCTTGACATATGAAGCATAGCCATCATCAAAGAAGATCAGGAATCTGGAGAAGAGCAGCGTTGGAAGTTGGAAATTAGAAACACCGCTGAGTAAAACGCAGCTCCACATCACATAACGGAAGCGGAGCACCCCTCCCGTTTCTGCTGCCAGTCCCGAAGAACCTCGACTCAGACACAGTGGATGAGGAGATCGCGTGCTTTGCAGCACAGCCGCTTCCCTTGGTTCTTACAGAAcagctcccccccagccccgagcTCTCCCTCGGCTCccaaagacaaaacagaagctGCCCGAAGGCTTCCCAGCAGCATAGCACAGCCTCTTCCCTCAGCTCCACATTCCCTCCATGCCTCGGCCACAGGAGGTAAAGGAAAAGACAGTTTCGTTGCTCCTAATCTCTCcgagaaaaaatatattttggagcCTCTGGGAGGGACACCGCCAGGGCATGGACAGGAGCATGAGAGTCTCCCCAGTGTCTGGGGGGGCCGGGAGCTCAGAGGGGGACACCCCCAAGGCTGGATACAGCACCGCTTAGTGCTGCGTGCCTCTCTACAATAACTGCAGGATATGGAGCCGTACAAAGCTTGGCATGACGAGGGATCAGCGTTacaggcagcccagccaggaGGAGTAAATTTGCAACCTGAGTAATAAATGCAGTtcattttcagttattaaacaCGTATCAGATAGAACTTGACACAATTAGGCCTTTACGGCAGATCCACGCTTGAAAACGAAGAGGGTGACTGTATCCTTTATGAATCTTCTCAGAAAGACCACAAGCCTGAAccacaacataaaaaaaagccCTGCCCCTTATTTACAGCCGCCTGAGAAGGCTGCTTTAGACCTGCTGTTTCCTCCGTAAGTGctctggcagcactgctggcaccGAACGCTTCTAGGGCTCCTGTTTCCTAACGCTATGTTTTATGCCTTGAGCAGTGCAGACTGACATTTGTGTGATGGTTTGAATGAATTACCAGATATAATTTCTGGCTCAGGGACATGAGTAATAGAATGGAAGCTCCACCCAAGAGCTTTCAGAGATAAGAGAGACCAAAGAAACAACATTCAGAACTACATCTCTGGAAAGGGCAGGAAAGAATTTCGATCCTGTGGTagcaaatacacttttttttattcttttttccccctgaaaacaaacagacaaaaatgtgaaagagagagagggtACAGGACTGCGGAGGAGAATACATACCTATCTTTATTCTTCACATTTGGGGTTTCAGCCACAATGCCAGCATACAGCCAAACCTGATTCCCGTCTTTGTATTTTGCCACAACCCTGCTGCCAACGTAGTGTTTCTCAGGCGCGGGGTGATAGTCATAAGCAATGTGATTGCCAGAAAGCAAACTCTTCCCTTTATTATCAAATTTCACTTTGTACTTCTTCCCAACACCTGAAAGACATTTCAACGCGGCAGGATAAATAAAAGCTGACTGCAAGAAGTCCAGTACCCTGCAGCACTCTGGTCCAAGTTCAGAACTTATTGAAAGCGtttccagaaattaatttggaaggTAAAATATAGTGGAGATGTGTTGTTCTCACAACTCTTTCCCAGTGCTCTGACACAGGAGGAGACCTGCTCCAAGCCTGATCAACACCATCCACCCAAAGCTTAGCGAAAACCACAAGCACCAAGTCACAGCATCAAGCACGGGACGTACCGATCGTCTGGATGGCGATTAGAGTTCCTTTGTGCCACGTTTTGGTTCTCTTTTTGCCCAGGATCCTCATGCCAACGTTCAGATCACCGTCATTGCTGAGATcgctcccagctgctgcaaggcCAACGGGCTGGACAGCACTGGAAGTTTCCTGAGGGGTTTGTGCATCTACCCAAGGAACAACAACAGAAGGTAAGTTAAGAAATTGCCCAAAGATTCCCTCGTTTATGCACGCAACTGGAAGAACATCTCAACCTGAGACAGGAGGCGTTCTTGCCTTCCATTAGTTCAGTCAGCCTAAGTGCCTCAGTTTTACTGGATGGAGTAATCAGCAAGTGAGGTTTAAACACcattaaaaagttttcatgttATGGAAATTGCACCACATGCATTTGCTTTCGGAaagggcttaaaaaaaaaaaaaaaaaaaaaaaaaaggacttagGCATCAACATGTCCTAATAGGTCTTTCCAACAGGGAAAGAGAATAGTTATTTTTCAGGTACCAAACTGTCAGATGCAGACAGGACCAGGGGAAGGACACACACGGGTGCCAGCCCACGTCTCAAGAGGCTCTCACACACCAACCTTTTTGTGCATCCtgagcatttgttttcttgttcacCGCATCCATAAATCTCTGCACATCCTGGGCAGACTTTCTCATTGCAGCCATGGCTTCCCGCagctgaagggaaggaaagagagaaaatatgaagaatCTTTTCGTTTTTGTACCGAATACAATGTTGTCCTAAGCATTCCGGCAAAACCCCACTTCAGATGCACACTATAGTCAAGTCTTTTCCAACTCACCAGAGTCTGATCCTTTGCGATTCTGGAACTACTGTTGCCTgcatttcaagagaaaagaagtGGTTTCAAACAtcttggggaggaaaaaatccACCCTAGTTAAGCCACTGAAAGAAGAGGGAACAGAGAAAAGCATCTATTCGAAGCAGATTACCAAGCCACCCCTTCTAGAGGCACAAGACgctgcacaggctgctcccCCTTGGGGCAGCGTTTGACAGGGACAACGGTCAGGCTGGTGGGAGATGGGAGAAGTCCTGGTTTGGGACTCCAGGAGCCACGGAACAGTTACAGGCCCTAGCAGACCACGCAGTGGTGATGTTCCTCACGAGCTAATGGGTTTTCCTACCTGATCCGCTCCCGCTTACAGGCAAGCGTGGCTTATGGCCAACTTTATGATCCCTCTTGTTCCCATGCTCCTCCGGGACATACTCAGATCTCCATCCCTCCCCTCAGTCCCATGCGGCGCAATGAGATACTGAACTGTGCTTCCAGCCCGAATCGATACTCATGACATCGTCGTCGTCTTCATCTGGGATCTCAATCACTTCTGTGGGCTTGGCAGCCAAGTCCTCgtcctcagagctgctctcacGGTACTGGAGGCCCAGCTTGGAGTACAGATCCTTCACCAGTATCTCACATTTATCAATAGCTCTGGGGAAATAAAGAGAAgagcagcaacaggaaaagacAAGGTGAGTGCAGCTGTACATCCCACaatactgcagaaataaacaggaactgactgctggggagctgctaATTAAATACAACCATGATGAGGTGAGGGAAGAGTATTCACATGAAGGATTTAAAGCCACAGGgggaataattttaattatccCTCAACAACCACACAGGCAAACGAACTGATGTAGAACCACAGCATCAGTCGACACCGAAAGGAAATGGGCAGCACTCAAGCCATCTCCCCGTCCTCTGCTCCAAGGCTCTGACGCACGGCTGCGATTCCAAGCGCACCCACCTCGAAGCGTCATCAAAGAGCCGGTCAACATGAGccacctcttcttccttctgtttcacgcacttctccagctcctccagctgctgcttcctttgcttCACACACTCAAACTTCTCCAGCTCTTTGTCAATGATATCCTGGAGCTCCTCCATGGAGATTCCCAGCTCGTCCATCACTTCTTGCTGCAGCTCTTTGATCTCCTGGGAATCCATTTCTGTTGTAACTGACACcacaaagaaatgagaaaaggctgGTGAAACCCTACTGCTGTAGCACTTCCTCTGAGGCACAGCGCTCACGAGAGCATAAGCTCCATTTTTTGAAAGctaaacaggaagaaaatgttaaatatgtTAAGATAACATCACAAGGAGCCAAAAATAACCAAAGTGCAAAGCAGACTGTGGAGCCAGAGGATTCCAGGACAACCAGGGACTCCTGACGTTTCCTCTGATCTCTGCCCAGACTCTCCAAACCCCCTGAACGTCAGAGCCTTACGTTTCCCCACCTCAGCGCCCTCTCCTCTGCGAAACCTGCGGGCAGTTCTCACCCCGCTGCCTCGCCTGGGAGGAAAGCCACACAGGTGCCTCTCCCAGCCCGTCCCACAGCTTCACCTTcacacagcagccctgcagagctcctgTCCTCCCCTGCCTGTGGCATTTAAGGAACGGGATAACATccagccccagggatggggatggtCCCAGCACTCTCCTCTGTCCCTCGAGTCCTGTTGAGCTGGGCCTGGTGGTAACACATCCAGTCTTCATGCCTTTGAAGCCTGGCCTCCATCAGCAGCCCCCAgacacctccctccctcccacaacGCTCCCTGCTCTCACCTCTCTCTTCAGGCTCCCTGCCTGTACCTAAGCACACCCTCGTCTCCAGCCCCTCCTTACCTCTGGCTCTTCCAGCAGCCCTGGTCCCATGCCCCCACCCTGTTCCCGTCACCCCGatccagctctccctgcccatgTTTCTCCCCCACCTGCACCCACGCCACCCCCAGCCACACCACCACACACTCTCCTCCTGCCTGACAGATGCAAAGAgacccccacagcccctcaACACCTCCCACCCCAACGACCACACAcctcccccacagcccccatCAGCCTCCACTTCCCAACGCCTCCCatccaccccccaccccccctcacACCCAGGGCCCTGTCCAACAGCCCCCACAGCACCCCCAACCCCGTTCCTCCCCACACAGCCCCATCCCAATGCCGCCAcagcccccctcaccccccagccccccaacccccactCCCAGTGTCCTCACGCCCTCTCTTACACCCTGCACTTTGCTTAGATTGGCAAGTTTCCATCAACCTGTCGTCCTAGAAAagtccctgccccacagcccctccccccaaacaccccccccacctCACCCGTGGATATCCCCTCACATCCCCTCagtccccctgccccacagccccctctcTACACCCCACATCCCTTCACAGCCCCTCACTCTCCCCAGTCCCCCGCCCCTCTTTTCCCCTCGTATCCCCTCACAGCCCCTCACTCCCCCTACCCCACAGCCCCCTCTTTGCCCCCCACGTTCCCTCACAGGCCctcactccccctgccccacagtcCCTCTCTTTGCCCCCCACGTTTCCTCACGGCCCCTTGCTCCCCCCCTCACTCcgcctgccccacagccccctcgGGCAGGCCGCACTCACCGAGGCTCCCAGGCCCGGGGCCCGCCGcgcccccagctgctggggagaaggaggtgtgtttggggggggaggggctcCAACGGACGCTGCTTGACGTCACTTCCGGTTTTAGTAGCCCCGCCCCCTCGGGGCGTCAATCCTCCCCCGCCGGCAGGCGCGCTCGCGCGCGGCACCGCGCATGCGCTGGGGGCGGGGCCAGGGCCGCTTAAAGGCGCAGCGCCCCCAACAAGGCGCGGTGCTGCCCCCTGGGGGAGGGCGTTGGGAAGGGCTCGGGGCCCTGAGGGGCCGCGTAGGTCCGGGGGTGTCGGGGACCCACAGGGTGCTCGGAGGGGATGGGTGGGCTTTGGGTGTGCTGGAGAGCTCTGAGGGGCCTTgagggggggtgctggggagctctgtgggggctgggctgctgggtgATGGAGCACTCTGAGGATGTCAGGGGTCTttggggggacactggggagctctgagggtgctggggggccttggggtgctggggggcactgggggttCTAAGGAgccttggggtgctggggggcactggggagcccTGAGGGTCCTGAGGAgccttggggtgctggggggcactggggagcccTGAGGGTCCTGAGGAgccttggggtgctggggggcactggggagcccTGAGGGTCCTGAGCTTCCACAGTGCTGGAGGGCCCTGGAGTGCCGAGTGGTCCAGGGTGTCTGGGGGTGCCGTGGTGCTCGGGGGGCTGGGGGTTGTCGGAGTGCCCTGTGGcgtgggagggctggggggtgttCTGGGGGCTGTGATCCTGGGGGTGCcgggggtccctggggctggctcaGTTGATCTGCTCCTCTTCCCAGGTGGAGGTTGGGATGGCGCTGTAGGGATCCATGATGAGCTTGGCGCACCGCACCATCATGGCCAGGAGGAAGAGGCACATGAGCACCACGAAGGCCATGGCGAAGCCC of Falco rusticolus isolate bFalRus1 chromosome 19, bFalRus1.pri, whole genome shotgun sequence contains these proteins:
- the SETDB1 gene encoding histone-lysine N-methyltransferase SETDB1 isoform X1 — translated: MDSQEIKELQQEVMDELGISMEELQDIIDKELEKFECVKQRKQQLEELEKCVKQKEEEVAHVDRLFDDASRAIDKCEILVKDLYSKLGLQYRESSSEDEDLAAKPTEVIEIPDEDDDDVMSIDSGWKHSNSSSRIAKDQTLLREAMAAMRKSAQDVQRFMDAVNKKTNAQDAQKDAQTPQETSSAVQPVGLAAAGSDLSNDGDLNVGMRILGKKRTKTWHKGTLIAIQTIGVGKKYKVKFDNKGKSLLSGNHIAYDYHPAPEKHYVGSRVVAKYKDGNQVWLYAGIVAETPNVKNKDRFLIFFDDGYASYVKEWELYPVCRPLKKTWEDIEDVSCRDFIEEYITAYPNRPMVLLKNGQLIKTEWEGTWWKSRVEEVDGSLVRILFLDDKRCEWIYRGSTRLEPMFSMKTSTASTQEKKQSGQARTRPNVGAVRSKGPVVQYTQDLTGAGTHYKPLEQMQAASLAAQSVSPQPAEMECTDSQLAQSRKQVAKKSTSFRPGSVGSGQSSPSSPVLSDAPPSGRLSAAPQHRLASGQAGGGAAQAFHGMMDRVPNEPSYRAPLEKLFYLPHVCSYTCLSRVRPIRSDQYRSKNPLLIPLLYDFRRMTARRRVNRKMGFHVLYKTPCGLCLRTMQEIERYLFETDCDFLFLEMFCLDPYVLVDRKFQPYKPYYYIADITKGKEDVPLSCVNEIDNTPPPQVAYSKERIPGKGVYINTSWEFLVGCDCKDGCRDKSKCACHQLTVQATGCTPGGQINPNAGYQHKRLEECLPTGVYECNKRCKCNVNMCTNRLVQHGLQVRLQLFKTQNKGWGIRCLDDIAKGSFVCIYAGKILTDDFADKEGLEMGDEYFANLDHIESVENFKEGYESDAKCSSDSSGVDLKDEEEENTGTEEQEESNEDSSDDNFCKDEDFSTSSVWRSYATRRQTRGQKENGLSETASKDSGLTRQISHDETAVAASCKLPISEETSKNKVASWLSSNSMSDTFQDNDSTSSFKMSEGGEAKVSKTELPGEREKTCAAAPGELDGESKAPKKDEPEDSSKILGLSDVGRMYGYNPSPPKLEGVRRPMSKTALLQSRRHSLTPQPTTDAALGAVPAFPQDVLTLSSSTDSDGENGRAAAGQAQGTTNDSDDIQTISSGSEEEEGDDKKNPSSGSAGPVKRQVAVKSTRGFALKSTHGIAIKSTNMAAADKGESAPVHKTTRQFYDGEESCYIIDAKLEGNLGRYLNHSCSPNLFVQNVFVDTHDLRFPWVAFFASKRIRAGTELTWDYNYEVGSVEGKELLCCCGAIECRGRLL
- the SETDB1 gene encoding histone-lysine N-methyltransferase SETDB1 isoform X5: MDSQEIKELQQEVMDELGISMEELQDIIDKELEKFECVKQRKQQLEELEKCVKQKEEEVAHVDRLFDDASRAIDKCEILVKDLYSKLGLQYRESSSEDEDLAAKPTEVIEIPDEDDDDVMSIDSGWKHSNSSSRIAKDQTLLREAMAAMRKSAQDVQRFMDAVNKKTNAQDAQKDAQTPQETSSAVQPVGLAAAGSDLSNDGDLNVGMRILGKKRTKTWHKGTLIAIQTIGVGKKYKVKFDNKGKSLLSGNHIAYDYHPAPEKHYVGSRVVAKYKDGNQVWLYAGIVAETPNVKNKDRFLIFFDDGYASYVKEWELYPVCRPLKKTWEDIEDVSCRDFIEEYITAYPNRPMVLLKNGQLIKTEWEGTWWKSRVEEVDGSLVRILFLDDKRCEWIYRGSTRLEPMFSMKTSTASTQEKKQSGQARTRPNVGAVRSKGPVVQYTQDLTGAGTHYKPLEQMQAASLAAQSVSPQPAEMECTDSQLAQSRKQVAKKSTSFRPGSVGSGQSSPSSPVLSDAPPSGRLSAAPQHRLASGQAGGGAAQAFHGMMDRVPNEPSYRAPLEKLFYLPHVCSYTCLSRVRPIRSDQYRSKNPLLIPLLYDFRRMTARRRVNRKMGFHVLYKTPCGLCLRTMQEIERYLFETDCDFLFLEMFCLDPYVLVDRKFQPYKPYYYIADITKGKEDVPLSCVNEIDNTPPPQVAYSKERIPGKGVYINTSWEFLVGCDCKDGCRDKSKCACHQLTVQATGCTPGGQINPNAGYQHKRLEECLPTGVYECNKRCKCNVNMCTNRLVQHGLQVRLQLFKTQNKGWGIRCLDDIAKGSFVCIYAGRSSPC